In Chitinivorax sp. PXF-14, a single window of DNA contains:
- a CDS encoding GNAT family N-acetyltransferase → MGPHYLSCLFAPGSVAVIGASESAGSLGDVVTRNLQAAKYQGKIYAVNKHHRTVHGLPVHHHVQDIDGPVDLAVIATPGEVLADVVADCVKKRVKAAVILSQGLIMADHEHAQALNRARELARKGGLRLLGPNLFGIMRPALGLNATDYVGAIRPGNLALVSQSTALSTAILDWAETNDVGLSSVVSLGATVDVDFGEVLDFLVNDPQTRGILLYIEGIRDARVFMSALRAASRTKPVIVIKAGRNGMVLQSPHTHSGAMVGRDDAFEACIRRAGAVRVRSVADLFAAARVLTSNYRATGPRLAIITNGAGPGVMAADRMSDLHVRMAKLKDETIAQLDKALPASWSRANPVDIIGDAPPERFEAATRACLADGNVDGVVVIYTPQIHTDAEATARVMAKLRGEFNKPLLLVWMGEGKVQAARRVFAEHKLAHYRTPENAIEVFWALAVYQRNQKLLLQVPGPLAHKEDPPQLDEARALIDRVLDSGRQVMASHEALQLLSYFHIPIATSIPAENQDQAVAIAEQLGYPVALKINSTDILYKTDVNGVVLGLKNAEAVRDAFRLIVDGARLRRPDAKINGVTVQPMVRLRHGRELMVGVTHDPVFGPLVAFGSGGITVEIINDRMVALPPLNDFLAEKMIQGTRVSRLLHEFRNLPAARIDAVKSVLLRVSEMVCELPQIREMDINPFLADENGVVALDARIVLAPYSTMGGRYGHMAIHPYPADLISAATLKDGTIVNVRPMRPEDAELQQIFVRGLSEESRYNRFMNTMKQLPDSLLIRLTQLDYARELALIGYIVDENGQERQIGVSRFAANPDGESCEFALVVADDWQGKGVGSLLMNRLFDAARLKGLKVIEGEIFAANSNMLKLMERLGFAIRNHEEDAALRRAIKTL, encoded by the coding sequence ATGGGCCCGCACTATCTGAGTTGTTTGTTTGCGCCGGGATCGGTGGCGGTGATTGGCGCGAGTGAGAGCGCCGGTTCGCTCGGCGACGTGGTGACGCGCAATCTGCAGGCTGCCAAGTATCAGGGCAAGATCTACGCGGTGAACAAGCATCACCGCACCGTGCACGGGCTACCCGTGCACCATCATGTGCAGGATATCGACGGGCCGGTGGACCTGGCCGTCATCGCCACACCGGGCGAAGTGCTCGCCGATGTGGTGGCCGATTGCGTGAAGAAGCGCGTCAAGGCCGCGGTGATCCTGTCGCAGGGCCTGATCATGGCCGACCACGAGCATGCCCAGGCGCTCAACCGGGCGCGTGAGTTGGCGCGCAAGGGCGGGCTCAGGCTGCTGGGGCCCAATCTGTTCGGCATCATGCGGCCGGCGCTGGGGCTCAACGCCACGGACTATGTCGGTGCCATCAGGCCGGGCAACCTGGCGCTCGTGTCGCAATCGACGGCGCTGTCCACGGCAATCCTCGACTGGGCCGAGACCAACGACGTGGGCCTGTCCAGCGTCGTGTCGCTGGGCGCGACGGTGGACGTGGATTTCGGTGAGGTGCTCGATTTCCTCGTCAACGACCCGCAGACGCGCGGCATTCTGCTCTACATCGAGGGCATCCGCGACGCGCGCGTGTTCATGAGCGCCTTGCGCGCCGCCTCGCGCACCAAGCCGGTGATCGTGATCAAGGCCGGGCGCAATGGCATGGTGCTGCAAAGCCCGCATACGCACAGCGGCGCCATGGTGGGGCGCGATGATGCGTTCGAAGCGTGCATCCGCCGTGCCGGCGCGGTGCGCGTGCGCAGCGTGGCCGACCTGTTTGCCGCCGCGCGCGTGCTGACCTCCAACTACCGCGCCACCGGGCCGCGCCTGGCCATCATCACCAATGGCGCCGGGCCCGGCGTGATGGCGGCCGATCGCATGTCGGACCTGCACGTGCGCATGGCCAAGCTCAAGGATGAGACCATCGCCCAGCTCGACAAGGCGCTGCCGGCATCCTGGTCGCGCGCCAATCCGGTCGATATCATTGGTGACGCGCCGCCCGAGCGCTTTGAAGCCGCAACGCGCGCCTGCCTGGCCGACGGCAACGTCGACGGCGTGGTGGTCATCTACACCCCGCAAATCCATACCGACGCCGAGGCTACGGCCCGCGTCATGGCCAAGCTGCGAGGCGAGTTTAACAAGCCGCTGCTGCTGGTTTGGATGGGGGAAGGCAAGGTGCAGGCCGCGCGGCGGGTGTTTGCCGAGCACAAGCTCGCCCATTACCGTACGCCTGAGAACGCAATCGAGGTGTTCTGGGCGCTGGCCGTCTACCAGCGCAACCAGAAGCTGTTGCTGCAGGTGCCCGGGCCGCTCGCCCACAAGGAAGACCCGCCACAGCTCGACGAGGCGCGGGCGCTGATCGACCGTGTGCTCGATTCCGGGCGGCAGGTCATGGCGAGCCACGAGGCGCTGCAGCTGCTGTCGTATTTCCATATCCCGATCGCGACCAGCATCCCGGCGGAGAATCAGGACCAGGCCGTGGCGATCGCCGAGCAGCTCGGCTACCCGGTGGCGCTCAAGATCAACTCGACCGACATCCTCTACAAGACCGACGTCAACGGCGTGGTGCTCGGCCTCAAGAATGCCGAGGCGGTACGCGACGCGTTTCGCCTGATCGTCGACGGCGCGCGCCTGCGCCGGCCCGACGCCAAGATCAACGGCGTCACCGTGCAGCCGATGGTGCGCCTGCGCCATGGCCGCGAGCTGATGGTCGGCGTCACGCACGACCCGGTGTTCGGGCCGCTGGTGGCGTTTGGCTCTGGCGGCATCACGGTCGAGATCATCAACGACCGCATGGTGGCGTTGCCGCCGCTCAACGATTTCCTGGCCGAGAAGATGATCCAGGGCACCCGCGTCAGCCGCCTGCTACACGAGTTCCGCAATCTGCCTGCGGCACGTATCGATGCCGTGAAGAGTGTGCTGCTGCGCGTCTCGGAAATGGTGTGCGAGCTGCCGCAGATCCGCGAGATGGACATCAACCCCTTCCTCGCCGACGAGAACGGGGTCGTGGCGCTCGACGCGCGCATCGTGCTGGCCCCGTATTCGACGATGGGCGGGCGCTACGGCCACATGGCGATCCACCCTTACCCGGCCGATCTGATCTCGGCCGCTACGCTGAAGGATGGCACGATCGTCAACGTCCGCCCGATGCGCCCGGAAGACGCGGAGCTGCAGCAGATCTTCGTGCGCGGCCTGTCCGAGGAATCGCGCTACAACCGCTTCATGAACACCATGAAGCAGCTGCCCGACAGCTTGCTGATACGCCTCACCCAGCTCGACTACGCGCGTGAGCTCGCGCTGATCGGCTATATCGTGGACGAGAACGGCCAGGAGCGGCAGATCGGTGTCAGCCGCTTTGCCGCCAACCCCGATGGCGAGTCGTGCGAGTTCGCGCTGGTGGTAGCGGACGACTGGCAGGGCAAGGGGGTGGGCTCGCTGTTGATGAACCGGCTATTCGACGCGGCGCGGCTCAAGGGGCTCAAGGTCATCGAAGGGGAAATCTTCGCCGCCAACAGCAATATGCTCAAGCTGATGGAAAGGCTCGGTTTTGCGATCCGCAACCATGAGGAGGACGCGGCGTTGCGTCGCGCCATCAAAACCCTGTAA